From Pelotomaculum schinkii, one genomic window encodes:
- a CDS encoding malonate decarboxylase subunit alpha, whose translation MAQIITSKEAANLINDGDVIVTGVDGLTGWPQEIVDAIEERFLREGHPKNITSIRASGGGNFTSPTAESQYLHEGMMTKSISSFVSVCPDLAKKITDNKIMGWMLPLGVFYQMYREIGRGMNGAMSKVGLGTFMDPRNDGGKLNQLTIDKGEDLVKYVPDFMGEEYLYYTLPKLNIGLMRATTADKHGNISCEKEPINIGLLSQAQAVKANGGIVICQVEKIVEVNQIHPRMVKVPGIYIDYIVVAEKPDEIMQNWIRSNKDGYNPAFTGEAIAELEEIKPMPLNDVKVMCRRAIKEFKPGYVINFGIGMPTSIPNVLNEMGQSDMVTMITETGCIGGVPALGKDFGCSWNVEALCDHGDHFSLFDGGNLDAGIFGLSEVDEKGNVNTSHLNGKIGGVGGFANISLSSKHLIFIGTFTAVGIETKIENGKVIIVKEGKFKKFIKKCDKTTFVAEESLKKGNDIVFITERCVIRRDKRGMVLEEVAPGIDIQTQILDQCEFKLIIPDGGPKLMDPELFKE comes from the coding sequence ATGGCTCAAATAATAACTTCAAAAGAAGCTGCAAATCTGATTAATGACGGGGATGTAATAGTTACAGGAGTCGATGGTCTTACCGGATGGCCTCAGGAAATCGTGGATGCTATAGAGGAACGTTTTTTACGTGAAGGACATCCAAAGAACATTACCTCTATCAGAGCATCTGGAGGAGGTAATTTTACTTCACCGACTGCAGAATCTCAATATTTGCATGAAGGAATGATGACGAAAAGTATTTCATCATTCGTGAGTGTATGTCCGGATCTTGCAAAGAAAATAACTGATAATAAAATTATGGGCTGGATGCTGCCGCTAGGAGTTTTTTATCAGATGTACCGGGAGATCGGCAGAGGCATGAATGGCGCCATGTCAAAGGTTGGACTTGGCACATTTATGGATCCGAGAAATGACGGCGGTAAATTAAATCAACTTACAATAGATAAAGGTGAAGATCTCGTTAAATATGTTCCTGATTTTATGGGTGAAGAATACCTTTACTATACGCTTCCCAAATTAAATATAGGTCTCATGCGAGCTACGACGGCTGATAAACACGGAAATATAAGCTGTGAAAAGGAGCCTATAAATATTGGACTACTTTCACAAGCACAGGCGGTAAAAGCAAACGGTGGAATAGTAATATGTCAGGTAGAAAAAATAGTCGAAGTCAATCAAATACATCCTCGAATGGTCAAGGTTCCGGGTATATATATTGATTATATTGTGGTTGCGGAAAAGCCTGACGAAATTATGCAGAACTGGATTAGAAGCAATAAAGATGGATATAATCCAGCATTCACAGGTGAAGCAATTGCCGAATTGGAAGAAATTAAGCCAATGCCGTTAAACGATGTGAAAGTTATGTGCAGAAGAGCTATAAAGGAATTTAAACCTGGATACGTAATAAATTTCGGAATTGGCATGCCAACATCTATCCCAAATGTCCTGAATGAAATGGGGCAAAGCGATATGGTTACAATGATTACCGAAACAGGATGCATAGGAGGAGTCCCTGCCTTGGGAAAGGATTTCGGATGCAGCTGGAATGTAGAAGCTTTATGTGATCATGGTGATCATTTCAGCTTATTTGACGGAGGAAACCTCGACGCGGGAATTTTTGGATTGAGCGAGGTCGATGAAAAAGGTAATGTAAACACGAGTCATCTAAATGGAAAAATTGGCGGGGTAGGCGGATTTGCTAATATTTCTTTGTCATCAAAGCATTTGATCTTTATAGGCACATTTACAGCCGTTGGGATAGAAACCAAAATTGAAAATGGCAAAGTGATAATTGTAAAAGAAGGGAAATTCAAAAAGTTTATCAAAAAATGTGATAAGACAACTTTTGTTGCTGAGGAATCGCTGAAAAAAGGCAACGATATTGTATTTATTACAGAAAGATGCGTAATAAGACGAGATAAAAGAGGCATGGTTCTTGAAGAGGTTGCTCCGGGTATAGATATTCAAACACAGATACTTGACCAGTGTGAGTTTAAATTAATAATACCTGACGGCGGTCCTAAACTGATGGATCCTGAACTATTCAAGGAATAG
- a CDS encoding FAD-binding oxidoreductase yields MAIVKEALQALETVVGAKYLSDDPVIMAAYKSGAGGYEAGAGYERVMTKLPAAVILPRTTEDVQKIVKICNRYKVPYVPYSTGFYGPRSHCHEENELIIDMKRMKDFEFDDAHFYATIQPGVVFSPFQEECMKRGAYTVVGGGGAQCSVIANLISDGWSPLSLRVSLPMRRILGLELVLPDGELVKLGSLAAGDDGFWGEGIGPDLRGILRGYTGVLGCLGIVTKMAVKVMPFQEERLVPEGISPSTALTLPEKRVKWINYQVPSREAENKAMYEIGKAMVGGAVTKVPVFWRVIAKAEDKEEFWELWDKESPETLKNFHLVRVLIIGFTSEDDLVYQENVLNDIFIKELGGKPRRTKPSDESWIKNADSAGMWLMCGSYVSVDYIQESIPHAETHGPTYAELKAKYTPPLMPDHGDPGWTMVCEGGHMGYSEYLIYWDQREDTHPVDQFYVETSKMNIKHGYYTSLLGSHQPLYLTGPKLGPNYHEWMLKIKAELDPLWVCHPPVPLGTDEFVERAPWMMEIKDWETPKYPEEWPNKK; encoded by the coding sequence ATGGCCATCGTTAAAGAAGCGCTGCAAGCACTGGAAACTGTCGTTGGCGCAAAGTATCTTTCTGATGATCCGGTCATCATGGCCGCATACAAGTCCGGAGCTGGCGGCTACGAAGCTGGAGCCGGCTATGAGCGGGTAATGACAAAGTTGCCTGCCGCCGTAATTCTGCCAAGGACAACAGAAGACGTGCAGAAAATAGTGAAAATATGCAACCGTTACAAGGTGCCCTATGTGCCGTATTCAACAGGGTTCTACGGTCCACGCTCCCACTGCCACGAGGAAAATGAGCTAATCATCGACATGAAGAGGATGAAGGACTTTGAGTTCGATGACGCTCACTTTTATGCTACCATCCAGCCGGGTGTCGTTTTCTCACCCTTCCAGGAGGAATGCATGAAGCGCGGCGCTTACACTGTTGTCGGCGGCGGCGGCGCCCAGTGCTCGGTCATAGCCAACCTTATCAGTGACGGGTGGTCCCCATTAAGCTTGAGGGTGAGCCTGCCGATGCGGCGGATCCTGGGGCTTGAGCTGGTGCTGCCGGATGGGGAACTGGTCAAATTGGGTTCGTTGGCTGCAGGTGATGATGGTTTCTGGGGTGAAGGGATTGGCCCCGACCTGCGGGGTATTTTGAGAGGTTACACCGGTGTGCTGGGTTGTTTGGGCATAGTTACCAAAATGGCCGTTAAGGTCATGCCCTTCCAGGAAGAGAGGCTGGTTCCGGAAGGAATTTCACCCAGTACCGCGTTGACCCTGCCGGAGAAACGGGTCAAATGGATTAATTACCAGGTGCCCAGCAGAGAAGCAGAGAATAAGGCCATGTACGAAATAGGCAAGGCCATGGTAGGCGGCGCGGTTACCAAGGTACCTGTATTCTGGCGTGTAATTGCCAAGGCGGAAGACAAGGAAGAGTTTTGGGAATTATGGGATAAGGAGTCGCCTGAAACACTTAAGAATTTCCACCTGGTACGTGTATTGATTATCGGTTTCACCTCGGAAGACGATCTGGTATATCAAGAAAACGTACTGAATGATATTTTTATTAAGGAATTGGGCGGCAAGCCACGGCGCACCAAGCCTTCAGACGAGTCATGGATCAAGAACGCCGATTCGGCGGGTATGTGGCTCATGTGTGGATCTTATGTTTCAGTTGACTACATTCAGGAGTCCATCCCCCACGCTGAAACCCACGGTCCAACTTACGCGGAATTGAAGGCAAAGTATACGCCGCCCCTGATGCCGGATCATGGTGACCCGGGCTGGACCATGGTTTGCGAAGGCGGCCACATGGGTTACTCAGAGTATCTGATTTATTGGGATCAGCGCGAGGATACCCACCCCGTGGATCAATTCTACGTGGAAACATCTAAGATGAATATCAAACATGGATATTACACGTCATTACTGGGTTCCCACCAGCCCCTGTATTTGACCGGGCCCAAGTTAGGACCGAATTACCACGAGTGGATGCTGAAAATCAAGGCGGAACTTGACCCGCTATGGGTATGCCACCCGCCGGTTCCCCTCGGCACCGACGAGTTCGTAGAACGGGCGCCCTGGATGATGGAAATTAAGGATTGGGAAACACCAAAATATCCCGAGGAATGGCCCAATAAAAAGTAA
- a CDS encoding (Fe-S)-binding protein, translating into MSRINELNKERYDTPKEKVALDVKNLKNFRYDMDHCIKCKGGYWVDHTYSPGMKFTTRCPSGVWNDFEAYNCAGKMRIGIALDEGQLPWSDKLLEVLYACTLCGACDVGCKRNLDLEIGLTLEAMRVKAVKDGAGPMPAHKKIAQNIEKSHNQFGSPHGNRGKWLTKDIKVAEKADVLYFAGCSASYTNPEIGQATAKILNASGTPFSLLQDEWCCGNTLYSVGMIDEATAIARRNVEAVKAADAKTLLTSCAECYRMWKVDYPKMLGISTDDLGFKVAHLLEFADEAFAGGSLKPAKSVNLNLTYHDACGVSRLCDPWTPWSGERGWMGCIEPRLHRRRGTSGLYAQPRNILKAIPGLNLIEMPRLRENAFCCGAGRGTKEAFPDLAGSSARERLDEVREVGAEALVAACPFCKNNFSQAAKANGEKLQVLDISEVILASL; encoded by the coding sequence ATGTCCAGAATTAACGAACTAAATAAAGAGCGCTATGATACACCAAAGGAAAAAGTAGCCCTGGATGTCAAAAACCTGAAAAACTTCAGATACGATATGGACCACTGCATCAAATGCAAGGGCGGTTATTGGGTAGATCATACCTATAGCCCGGGTATGAAATTCACCACCAGGTGTCCAAGCGGTGTGTGGAATGATTTTGAGGCCTACAATTGCGCAGGCAAAATGAGAATCGGTATTGCCCTGGATGAGGGGCAGCTGCCATGGTCGGATAAGCTGTTGGAGGTCCTTTACGCCTGCACGCTTTGCGGCGCTTGTGACGTGGGATGCAAGAGAAATCTCGACCTGGAGATAGGATTAACCCTTGAAGCAATGAGGGTCAAGGCCGTCAAGGATGGGGCCGGTCCCATGCCCGCCCATAAAAAAATTGCGCAAAATATCGAGAAAAGCCATAACCAGTTTGGCTCTCCACATGGTAACCGGGGCAAATGGCTTACCAAGGATATCAAAGTTGCCGAAAAAGCAGATGTACTTTATTTTGCCGGCTGCTCCGCTTCCTATACAAATCCGGAGATCGGTCAGGCGACCGCCAAAATTCTTAACGCCTCAGGTACTCCTTTCAGCTTGCTGCAGGACGAGTGGTGCTGCGGCAATACGCTGTACTCGGTGGGTATGATCGACGAAGCCACAGCAATTGCCAGGCGCAATGTGGAAGCAGTTAAGGCAGCCGACGCCAAAACCCTTCTCACCTCCTGCGCTGAGTGCTACCGGATGTGGAAAGTGGATTATCCGAAGATGCTGGGTATCTCTACCGATGACCTGGGCTTCAAAGTCGCGCACCTGTTGGAGTTTGCAGATGAGGCGTTTGCCGGCGGCAGCTTGAAGCCGGCCAAGAGTGTCAATCTCAATCTTACCTATCATGACGCCTGTGGCGTCAGCAGGCTCTGTGACCCGTGGACCCCGTGGTCCGGCGAGCGGGGCTGGATGGGCTGTATTGAACCAAGGCTGCACAGGCGGCGCGGTACGTCAGGGCTTTATGCGCAGCCGAGGAATATCCTGAAGGCCATTCCGGGGCTTAATTTAATCGAAATGCCGCGTTTAAGGGAAAACGCCTTCTGCTGTGGCGCAGGCCGCGGCACTAAAGAGGCCTTCCCTGATTTGGCCGGTTCCTCAGCCAGGGAACGTCTGGATGAAGTACGGGAAGTAGGAGCGGAAGCTCTTGTGGCAGCCTGTCCTTTCTGCAAGAACAATTTCTCGCAAGCCGCTAAAGCAAATGGTGAAAAACTGCAGGTACTGGATATATCTGAAGTCATCCTGGCTTCGTTATAA
- a CDS encoding FAD-binding oxidoreductase — protein sequence MSIKDELEKIVGKENVSDLRDDLLQYAQDLSLLPAGMANIVVQPESSEQVSAVVKWANENNVPVVPVSSKVHFHGSTIPKQGGIVMDLGKMNKIIEIDVFDRRIRIEPGVTWGQLAPELDKQGMRMVMPLCPHKDRSVLTDYLEREVPTNTVYEYNEPMQGFEVVWPNGDIFRGGSASVHGYPQSKAHGSNPSGPGLDFYRLVQGAQGTMGALTWSNLKIEHKPQIDKVLFAPITDLARGQEFLYRILPRRIGEEVLLLNNVDLATILADKWPDDFAALRKALPPWTLVVVICGLVRRPEEKIAYEEKFLNGVMKNEFKDIALTDNLPGFPGIGKKLLPLLRNPWPKEVYWKNQWKGASQSLFFICKPKATPAYVKTVQAVAVKYGYKPEDLGVYVQPIEHNRACQLEFTFFYNPADASEKANIANLYKEAAAALINEGAYFTRPYGVLAPMMYERAGSYTSLLKRVKKIFDPNNIMNPGNLCF from the coding sequence ATGAGCATAAAGGACGAGTTGGAAAAGATTGTTGGTAAGGAGAACGTGAGCGACTTAAGGGATGACCTTCTGCAGTATGCACAGGATTTAAGTCTCCTGCCTGCCGGAATGGCCAATATTGTGGTGCAGCCCGAGTCATCGGAACAGGTCTCAGCGGTGGTGAAATGGGCCAACGAGAACAACGTTCCGGTGGTGCCGGTCAGTTCAAAGGTGCATTTCCATGGCAGTACTATACCCAAGCAGGGCGGAATCGTCATGGACCTTGGCAAAATGAACAAGATTATCGAAATTGACGTCTTTGACCGCCGGATTCGCATTGAACCTGGTGTAACCTGGGGGCAGTTGGCGCCGGAACTGGATAAGCAGGGGATGCGGATGGTTATGCCGCTTTGTCCGCATAAGGATCGTTCAGTCCTTACCGATTATCTCGAAAGGGAAGTGCCGACCAATACAGTTTATGAATATAACGAGCCCATGCAGGGTTTTGAAGTTGTCTGGCCCAACGGTGATATTTTTAGAGGCGGTTCAGCCAGCGTACACGGGTACCCCCAATCCAAAGCCCATGGTAGTAACCCCTCAGGCCCAGGCCTTGACTTCTACCGTTTAGTCCAGGGCGCACAGGGTACCATGGGTGCGTTAACCTGGTCAAACCTTAAAATCGAACACAAGCCGCAGATAGACAAAGTTCTTTTCGCGCCTATTACTGATTTGGCTCGCGGCCAGGAATTCCTTTATAGAATTCTACCGAGAAGAATTGGCGAGGAGGTCCTGCTGCTCAATAATGTTGATCTGGCCACGATTCTTGCCGATAAATGGCCCGATGATTTTGCAGCACTGCGGAAGGCCCTGCCGCCCTGGACCCTGGTAGTGGTCATTTGCGGCCTCGTGCGCCGCCCCGAAGAGAAAATAGCCTATGAAGAGAAATTCCTTAACGGGGTAATGAAGAATGAATTCAAGGATATTGCTCTTACCGATAACCTGCCCGGTTTCCCCGGGATCGGGAAAAAGCTTCTGCCTCTATTAAGAAATCCCTGGCCCAAGGAAGTATATTGGAAGAACCAGTGGAAAGGCGCTTCCCAGAGCCTCTTCTTCATCTGCAAGCCGAAAGCCACCCCGGCTTATGTGAAAACGGTCCAGGCTGTGGCTGTTAAGTACGGTTACAAACCTGAAGATCTCGGTGTGTACGTACAGCCCATCGAGCACAACAGGGCCTGCCAGTTGGAGTTCACCTTTTTCTATAATCCCGCAGATGCAAGCGAAAAGGCAAACATCGCCAACCTATACAAGGAAGCCGCAGCAGCTCTTATCAACGAAGGGGCTTATTTCACCAGGCCCTATGGCGTGCTGGCGCCAATGATGTACGAGCGGGCAGGCTCCTATACTTCATTATTGAAGCGGGTTAAGAAGATCTTTGACCCCAACAACATCATGAATCCCGGAAACTTGTGTTTCTAA
- a CDS encoding PucR family transcriptional regulator, whose translation MGTKLLNPNDFEVDAFYDQFMEIIVNGRGYQGIADLLAKKCQTSILIEDEFFRVLARSNNNETTFTHIKKREGKKYLKPQRVDPRIINYVHLAQSSGQPIELPELPDYGVTYPRQIFPFVIKNKIKGYLHVFIKELDWNQMRLIKAALHSLVFLVTLRHAQVELKDEMRRTLILGLINDKGKDDIIQWEKGILGLDLSREMVLAVIQIKNATGQQQIEDVLFSITSDLDLNANVIAVNDEQAVLLVQSTDGRKLESSVVTEYLQVIFEALKITFTQCKVKIGVGRQCFYPRDYRVAFAEACKVISFTGPQPGTEEGVFYYHSLRLMGILPQPGNDQTLSEFVRRIIGKLYEYGVEHNTNLIETLACYLEQDCCIQSAARELFIHPSTLRYRLEKAEKISGLDLKDKDTKLELLLAIKLYRYYGETLLKR comes from the coding sequence ATGGGGACAAAGTTGCTTAATCCCAACGATTTTGAAGTGGATGCGTTTTATGATCAATTTATGGAAATCATTGTGAATGGGCGAGGCTATCAAGGTATAGCTGATCTACTGGCCAAAAAGTGTCAGACGAGCATCCTTATCGAGGATGAATTTTTCCGTGTCCTTGCACGGTCTAATAATAATGAGACCACCTTTACACACATTAAGAAAAGAGAAGGGAAAAAATATTTAAAGCCTCAGCGTGTTGATCCGAGGATCATTAATTATGTCCACCTGGCGCAGAGTTCCGGACAGCCTATAGAATTACCGGAGCTGCCGGATTACGGGGTAACCTACCCCAGACAAATATTCCCTTTTGTAATAAAAAACAAAATTAAAGGATATCTACACGTATTTATAAAAGAATTAGACTGGAATCAAATGAGATTGATCAAAGCTGCGCTGCACAGCCTGGTCTTTTTGGTGACTCTGCGGCATGCGCAAGTGGAACTGAAAGATGAAATGAGGAGAACATTGATCCTCGGCCTTATCAATGATAAAGGCAAGGACGATATCATTCAATGGGAAAAAGGGATCCTCGGTCTGGATCTGTCCAGGGAGATGGTTTTGGCTGTCATCCAAATCAAAAATGCGACCGGACAGCAGCAAATAGAAGATGTTTTGTTTAGTATTACCAGTGACCTTGATCTGAATGCCAATGTAATCGCTGTTAATGATGAGCAAGCGGTACTGTTGGTTCAATCAACTGACGGAAGAAAACTGGAATCATCAGTTGTAACTGAGTACCTTCAGGTTATATTTGAAGCGCTCAAAATAACCTTTACGCAATGTAAGGTAAAAATAGGTGTAGGCCGCCAGTGTTTTTATCCGCGGGACTATAGGGTGGCCTTTGCCGAAGCCTGCAAGGTTATATCATTTACGGGCCCCCAACCGGGTACTGAAGAAGGCGTGTTTTACTATCATTCCCTGCGGCTGATGGGCATTCTGCCGCAGCCAGGCAACGATCAAACCCTGTCAGAGTTTGTACGGCGCATCATTGGAAAACTGTACGAGTATGGTGTTGAACATAATACAAACCTGATTGAAACCCTGGCCTGTTATTTGGAACAAGATTGCTGTATTCAAAGCGCGGCAAGGGAGCTGTTCATCCATCCAAGCACTCTTAGATACCGCCTGGAAAAAGCTGAAAAAATATCCGGCCTTGATTTGAAGGATAAAGATACAAAGCTTGAGCTCCTGTTGGCCATTAAGTTGTATCGATATTATGGAGAGACCCTGTTAAAGAGATAA